A single genomic interval of Mycobacterium sp. DL592 harbors:
- a CDS encoding SDR family NAD(P)-dependent oxidoreductase: MGYADDLFDLTDRVVLITGGSRGLGREMAFAAARCGADVVIASRKYDTCVETAAEIEAQTGRTAMPYGVHVGRWDELDGLVEAVYDRFGKVDVLVNNAGMSPTYDKLTDVSERLFDAVMNLNLKGPFRLSALVGERMVADGGGAIINVSTHGSLRPHPSFIPYAASKAGLNAMTEGLAQAFGPTVRVNTLMPGPFLTDISKAWGLNDLGPAARAGGDHNPFVRHALQRAGQPDEIIGAALFLMSDASSFTTGSILRADGGIP, translated from the coding sequence ATGGGCTATGCCGACGATCTTTTCGACCTGACCGACCGCGTCGTGCTGATCACCGGCGGCAGCCGAGGCCTGGGCCGGGAGATGGCCTTCGCCGCGGCGCGCTGCGGAGCCGACGTGGTCATCGCGAGCCGCAAGTACGACACCTGTGTTGAGACTGCCGCGGAGATCGAGGCCCAAACCGGCCGTACCGCAATGCCGTACGGCGTTCACGTGGGCCGCTGGGATGAGCTCGACGGCTTGGTCGAGGCCGTCTACGACCGGTTCGGCAAGGTCGACGTCCTGGTGAACAACGCCGGCATGTCGCCGACCTACGACAAGCTCACCGACGTCAGCGAGAGACTGTTCGACGCGGTGATGAACCTCAACCTCAAGGGGCCGTTCCGGCTGTCGGCACTCGTCGGCGAGCGGATGGTCGCCGACGGTGGCGGGGCGATCATCAACGTCAGCACGCACGGCTCGCTGCGCCCGCACCCGTCGTTCATCCCCTACGCGGCGTCCAAGGCCGGCCTCAATGCGATGACCGAGGGATTGGCTCAGGCGTTCGGGCCCACGGTGCGGGTCAACACGCTGATGCCCGGACCGTTCCTCACCGACATCAGCAAGGCCTGGGGCTTGAACGATCTCGGCCCGGCGGCCCGGGCCGGTGGCGACCACAACCCCTTCGTCCGGCATGCCCTGCAACGGGCCGGGCAGCCCGACGAAATCATCGGCGCCGCATTGTTTTTGATGTCGGACGCATCCAGCTTCACCACCGGCTCCATCCTGCGCGCCGACGGCGGCATTCCCTAA
- a CDS encoding phosphotransferase family protein gives MARTDSHEHLDSTALGRWLDTQDAPGDGEEPVVEILKGGSQNLLYRVSRGGQRMVLRMPGPRADDRRLGELLREIRLERALKGTDVPHAELVACDESGVVLGKPFYLMKEIDGWSPMDGGWETPFDTDLDARRGLAFQLIEGAAKLGRLDWKAQGLEGFGKPEGFHDRQVDRWLSFLSAYQVRELPGLDVAAEWLRDNRPAHFTPGIMHGDYQFANVMYAHGAPARLAAIVDWEMTTIGDPLLDVAWALLGYEGEKPKEQGFYLSMDGMPTRSELLAHYETVSGLSTENIHYYLVLANWKLGIVLEKTYAAAVSGGKADPKVVEAFKTMVPELIATAARLAQSGKDS, from the coding sequence ATGGCGAGAACCGATAGTCACGAGCACCTGGACAGCACGGCGCTGGGCCGCTGGCTGGATACCCAGGACGCACCGGGGGACGGCGAGGAGCCGGTCGTCGAGATCCTCAAAGGCGGGTCTCAGAACCTGCTCTACCGGGTCAGCCGCGGCGGCCAGCGCATGGTGTTGCGGATGCCCGGACCACGCGCCGACGACCGGCGCCTGGGTGAGCTGCTGCGTGAGATCCGCCTGGAACGTGCGCTCAAAGGCACCGACGTCCCACACGCCGAGCTCGTGGCCTGCGACGAGAGCGGAGTGGTGCTGGGCAAACCGTTCTATCTGATGAAGGAGATCGACGGGTGGAGCCCGATGGACGGTGGGTGGGAGACGCCGTTCGACACCGATCTCGACGCGCGCCGCGGCCTGGCGTTCCAGCTCATCGAGGGGGCCGCCAAGCTCGGCAGGCTCGACTGGAAAGCACAGGGACTGGAGGGCTTCGGCAAGCCCGAGGGGTTCCACGATCGCCAGGTGGATCGCTGGCTGTCGTTCCTGTCGGCCTACCAGGTCCGCGAACTGCCCGGCCTGGACGTGGCCGCCGAGTGGTTACGCGACAACCGGCCCGCCCACTTCACGCCGGGCATCATGCACGGCGACTACCAGTTCGCCAACGTCATGTACGCCCACGGGGCGCCGGCCCGGCTGGCGGCGATCGTCGACTGGGAGATGACCACGATCGGTGACCCGCTACTCGACGTGGCCTGGGCGCTGCTGGGCTACGAGGGAGAGAAGCCGAAGGAGCAGGGCTTCTATCTATCCATGGACGGGATGCCCACCCGCAGTGAACTACTGGCCCACTACGAGACGGTCAGCGGACTCTCGACCGAGAACATCCACTACTACCTGGTGCTGGCGAACTGGAAGCTCGGCATCGTGCTGGAGAAGACCTACGCGGCGGCGGTGTCCGGCGGTAAGGCCGATCCAAAGGTCGTCGAAGCGTTCAAGACGATGGTTCCCGAGTTGATCGCCACCGCGGCCAGACTGGCCCAGTCCGGTAAGGATTCCTGA
- a CDS encoding CaiB/BaiF CoA-transferase family protein, protein MPGPLDGIRVVELGVWVAGPAAGGILADWGADVVKIEPPAGDPARMFGRMLGIDDGSSPPFEMDNRSKRSIVLDLTTEDHRAIAHELITRADVFITNVRPDALLRLGLDYPAVAQHNPGLVYGLITGYGETGPDANRPAYDIAAFWARGGVAGLLTRPGDTPPFQRGGMGDHLTGMTLAAAVNAALVARSRSGSGQLVTTSLYRQGTYTVSFDLNTFLLSGSPISIGQRESMGNPCMNNYLAADGRRFWLVGLEADRHWPPLCRAVNRPEWLEDSTFGTARDRAKNARSLIAALDEIFATKTLDEWAEIFEAEPELFWSPVNSMEDILGDEQFYAGGGLVDVPDGDSSVPMIATPVDFHGTPWAPRSVAPQLGEHTEEILAELRER, encoded by the coding sequence ATGCCAGGACCTTTGGACGGGATCAGAGTTGTCGAGCTCGGGGTGTGGGTGGCCGGACCGGCTGCCGGGGGCATCCTCGCGGACTGGGGCGCCGACGTGGTCAAGATCGAACCGCCGGCCGGTGACCCCGCCCGGATGTTCGGCCGGATGCTGGGCATCGACGACGGCAGCAGCCCGCCGTTCGAGATGGACAACCGCTCCAAGCGCAGCATCGTGCTGGACCTGACCACCGAGGATCATCGGGCGATAGCCCACGAATTGATCACCCGCGCCGACGTTTTCATCACCAATGTCCGCCCGGACGCGCTGCTTCGCCTCGGCCTGGACTATCCGGCGGTCGCGCAGCACAACCCGGGACTGGTCTACGGGTTGATCACCGGCTATGGCGAGACCGGCCCCGACGCCAACCGGCCCGCCTACGACATCGCCGCGTTCTGGGCCCGCGGCGGGGTGGCCGGCCTGCTGACCCGACCCGGTGACACCCCGCCCTTCCAGCGCGGCGGCATGGGCGACCACCTGACCGGCATGACGCTGGCCGCCGCGGTCAATGCCGCGCTGGTGGCCCGGTCGCGGTCGGGGTCGGGGCAACTGGTCACCACCTCGCTCTACCGCCAGGGCACCTACACCGTCAGCTTCGACCTCAACACGTTCCTGTTGAGCGGCTCGCCGATCTCCATCGGTCAGCGTGAGTCGATGGGCAACCCCTGTATGAACAACTACCTGGCCGCAGACGGGCGGCGGTTCTGGCTCGTCGGGTTGGAGGCCGACCGGCACTGGCCGCCGCTGTGCCGCGCGGTCAATCGGCCGGAGTGGTTGGAAGACAGCACATTCGGCACGGCGCGCGACCGCGCGAAGAACGCCCGCTCCCTCATCGCCGCCCTCGATGAAATCTTCGCCACCAAGACCCTCGACGAGTGGGCGGAGATCTTCGAGGCCGAGCCCGAGCTGTTCTGGTCGCCGGTGAACTCGATGGAGGACATCCTCGGTGACGAACAGTTCTACGCAGGCGGCGGGCTCGTCGACGTGCCCGACGGCGACTCGTCGGTCCCGATGATCGCCACCCCGGTCGACTTCCATGGCACCCCGTGGGCACCCAGATCAGTGGCACCGCAACTCGGCGAGCACACCGAGGAGATCCTCGCCGAACTACGCGAGCGCTGA
- a CDS encoding putative zinc-binding metallopeptidase, with amino-acid sequence MRAFACPVCHNFVLFERDRCPSCGTEVGLHLPSRTMVALTDGAALIDGVTWVRCTQAEPLGCNWLVPDSVPAGQRGRCLADSLIRREPESDDTIALEKLAPTTVALRRLVYQLDDLGLPIEPWWRRDGGLAFDLLSSYSTGERITIGHAGGVITIDLVESLDAYRESLRVRLGEPYRTMLGHFRHEVGHYYQSILVETGSGAAHYLDRCRELFGDERASYTDAIKRHYEFGAPADWTDSFISEYATMHPWEDFAECFAHYLHITDTIDTAREGGLVLHKDRVRFAWPRDIVPLESYADASIDQLLFDWKWISLFFNRVNTAMGKNPLYPFEISEPVATKLGFVHTVVRQSALA; translated from the coding sequence ATGCGCGCCTTTGCCTGCCCGGTGTGCCACAACTTCGTTCTGTTCGAGCGTGATCGCTGCCCGTCGTGTGGCACCGAGGTGGGCCTGCATCTGCCGAGCCGGACGATGGTCGCCCTGACCGACGGTGCCGCGCTCATCGACGGCGTCACGTGGGTGCGCTGCACACAGGCCGAACCGCTGGGGTGTAACTGGCTGGTGCCCGACAGCGTGCCCGCCGGGCAACGGGGCCGCTGCCTGGCGGACTCGTTGATCCGCCGCGAACCCGAATCCGACGACACGATCGCATTGGAGAAGCTGGCGCCCACCACGGTGGCGCTGCGCAGGCTGGTCTACCAACTCGACGATCTCGGACTGCCCATCGAGCCCTGGTGGCGCCGAGACGGCGGCCTGGCGTTCGATCTGCTGTCCAGCTACAGCACCGGCGAGCGCATCACGATCGGGCATGCCGGCGGCGTGATCACCATCGACTTGGTGGAATCCCTTGACGCATACCGGGAATCGCTGCGAGTACGCCTGGGTGAACCGTACCGAACCATGCTCGGCCACTTCCGCCACGAGGTCGGGCATTACTACCAGAGCATTCTCGTCGAGACCGGGTCCGGCGCAGCGCATTACCTGGACCGCTGCCGCGAACTGTTCGGCGACGAGCGCGCCAGCTATACCGACGCCATCAAGCGACACTACGAGTTCGGGGCGCCTGCGGACTGGACCGACTCGTTCATCTCCGAGTACGCGACCATGCACCCGTGGGAAGACTTCGCCGAGTGCTTCGCCCACTATCTGCACATCACCGACACCATCGACACCGCCCGCGAGGGCGGCCTGGTGCTGCACAAGGACCGGGTCAGGTTCGCCTGGCCGCGTGACATCGTCCCGCTGGAGTCCTACGCCGACGCCTCGATCGACCAGCTGCTCTTCGACTGGAAGTGGATCTCACTGTTCTTCAACCGGGTGAATACCGCGATGGGCAAGAACCCGCTGTACCCGTTCGAGATCAGCGAGCCGGTGGCCACCAAGCTGGGTTTCGTGCACACCGTCGTGCGGCAGTCAGCGCTCGCGTAG